One Proteinivorax tanatarense DNA segment encodes these proteins:
- the selD gene encoding selenide, water dikinase SelD: MGPGDLQNILDDIKFEHNDDLIVGYHSGDDAAVFRVPQNKLVVQTVDFFTPMVDDPFIFGKITAANALSDVYAMGGDPKYALNLVGFPMSCLPKKTLAQILAGGSSVLKEAGVTLAGGHSIEDPEPKYGLSVTGFVSENGIWKNTAASPDEHLILTKPLGTGVITTALKGDMASEQAYNKAVSTMAQLNKKSKEVLSSYDIKCCTDITGFGLGGHCAEIAMGSKVDITINNTNIPIIEEALEYAQFGLIPAGAYRNKEHFSNRVSVENTVPQEIQDIIFDPQTSGGLLFSCSKEKSDDIVYELQKNGVYGCIIGITSKGEGNITII, from the coding sequence ATAGGTCCGGGGGATCTACAAAACATACTAGATGATATTAAATTTGAACATAATGATGATTTAATTGTGGGTTACCATAGCGGAGACGATGCCGCTGTATTTAGGGTGCCACAGAACAAACTGGTGGTACAAACTGTTGATTTTTTTACACCTATGGTGGATGATCCTTTTATCTTTGGGAAAATAACCGCTGCTAATGCTCTAAGTGATGTATATGCTATGGGAGGAGATCCTAAATATGCTCTTAATCTAGTAGGTTTTCCTATGAGTTGTTTACCTAAAAAGACTTTAGCACAAATTTTGGCAGGGGGGAGCTCAGTGCTAAAGGAAGCTGGAGTTACTTTAGCAGGAGGGCATAGCATCGAAGATCCTGAACCTAAATATGGCCTATCTGTAACTGGGTTTGTATCAGAAAATGGTATTTGGAAAAATACAGCTGCTAGTCCTGATGAACATCTTATTTTGACAAAACCGCTGGGAACAGGGGTTATAACTACTGCTTTAAAAGGTGATATGGCCAGTGAACAAGCCTATAATAAAGCTGTAAGTACTATGGCTCAATTGAACAAAAAGTCAAAAGAGGTGTTATCTTCGTATGATATAAAGTGTTGTACTGATATAACAGGGTTTGGTCTTGGAGGTCATTGCGCCGAAATAGCGATGGGGTCTAAGGTAGATATAACTATTAATAATACCAATATCCCTATTATCGAGGAAGCACTTGAGTATGCCCAGTTTGGACTGATTCCAGCTGGTGCCTATAGAAACAAGGAGCATTTTTCTAATAGAGTTTCTGTTGAGAATACGGTGCCACAAGAAATTCAAGATATTATATTTGATCCTCAAACCTCTGGTGGACTATTGTTCTCCTGTTCTAAAGAAAAGAGCGATGACATTGTATATGAGCTTCAAAAAAATGGGGTATATGGATGTATTATCGGCATAACCTCCAAAGGTGAGGGTAACATAACTATTATCTAA
- a CDS encoding selenium metabolism-associated LysR family transcriptional regulator, which translates to MNLTTLKTFVTVVDEGNFSKASEKLHLSQPAVSMQMQSLSREIGVEIFLRVGKRVHLTDAGKILYNESVKILQIWENTEGMLSNYQEQVSGKLKLGASTIPGQYFLPSFVKKFKRDVPKGDISVIMGDSDWVIDGVSMGELDIGFVGKRVKSKEITSCRWVTDSFVAISSTEFPFDNLKNAKDLQRVPLVLRKKGSATREVLLDNLRNHFNLGINDLNVVMESNGTEGIISAVEANLGVAFISEVAAKRAESSRDIKIIKCPMEVKRDLFYIFRRDYAGSNIFKLFLNYLAKGGNQNG; encoded by the coding sequence ATGAACTTAACTACTTTAAAAACGTTTGTTACAGTAGTTGACGAAGGAAATTTTTCCAAAGCATCTGAGAAACTGCACCTATCCCAACCTGCGGTTAGCATGCAAATGCAAAGTTTATCTAGGGAAATAGGAGTGGAGATATTTTTGCGAGTAGGTAAACGGGTGCATCTTACAGATGCAGGAAAAATACTTTACAATGAATCTGTGAAAATACTTCAGATATGGGAGAATACTGAAGGTATGTTAAGTAATTATCAAGAACAGGTCTCTGGAAAACTTAAGTTAGGTGCTAGCACAATACCAGGTCAATACTTTTTGCCATCTTTTGTGAAAAAATTTAAAAGAGATGTACCTAAAGGCGACATAAGTGTAATAATGGGAGATTCCGATTGGGTTATAGATGGAGTTAGCATGGGTGAGTTGGATATTGGTTTTGTGGGAAAAAGAGTGAAATCAAAAGAGATAACATCTTGTAGATGGGTGACTGATAGTTTTGTAGCTATATCCAGCACGGAGTTTCCTTTTGATAATCTTAAAAATGCAAAAGACTTACAAAGAGTTCCATTAGTGTTGAGAAAAAAAGGTTCAGCAACCAGAGAGGTGTTATTGGATAATTTACGAAACCACTTTAATCTTGGTATAAATGACCTTAATGTTGTTATGGAATCGAATGGGACTGAAGGTATAATATCTGCTGTTGAGGCTAACTTAGGGGTTGCTTTTATTTCTGAAGTTGCTGCAAAAAGAGCAGAAAGTTCTAGAGATATAAAGATTATCAAATGTCCTATGGAAGTTAAAAGGGATTTATTCTATATATTTAGAAGAGACTATGCAGGTTCTAATATTTTTAAACTCTTTTTAAATTATTTGGCAAAGGGAGGTAACCAAAATGGATGA
- the fdhD gene encoding formate dehydrogenase accessory sulfurtransferase FdhD yields the protein MAKKKVDIVRFVNNEYKSMEDCVVEETPLTIYINGDQFITLLSTPYNQKELVIGFILSESLISKVDEIEAIDLDKDNGVVEVSIPNYSPLKKKLYGKRTITTGCGKGTIFYNVLDSLNNKGHKLNKDVEVSAQKIMEQMHQVQKVSQLYKETGGVHTASLSDGENLLYTREDIGRHNAVDKILGRAFLDEMAVEDKILLSSGRLSSEIVLKVIKAKIPILVSRSAPSSLAISLAERGGLTLIGFVRGKKLNCYTHHYRLKEVTYGD from the coding sequence ATGGCTAAGAAAAAAGTTGATATAGTTAGGTTTGTAAATAATGAGTATAAAAGTATGGAAGATTGTGTGGTGGAGGAAACTCCTTTAACAATTTATATCAATGGTGACCAATTTATAACATTACTTTCTACACCCTATAACCAAAAAGAGCTTGTTATAGGGTTTATTTTGTCGGAATCCTTAATTTCTAAAGTTGATGAGATTGAAGCTATAGATTTGGACAAAGATAACGGCGTTGTGGAAGTGAGCATCCCTAATTACAGTCCATTAAAGAAGAAGTTATACGGTAAGAGAACCATTACTACAGGATGTGGCAAAGGGACTATATTTTATAACGTGTTGGACTCTTTAAATAACAAGGGGCATAAATTGAATAAAGATGTTGAGGTTTCAGCTCAAAAGATAATGGAACAAATGCATCAAGTCCAAAAAGTATCACAATTATATAAAGAAACTGGTGGAGTTCACACAGCAAGTTTATCTGATGGAGAAAATCTGCTTTACACAAGAGAAGATATAGGGAGGCATAATGCTGTAGACAAGATTTTAGGTAGGGCATTTCTTGATGAGATGGCCGTGGAAGATAAGATATTGCTTTCTAGCGGGAGACTTTCTTCAGAAATAGTGCTTAAAGTAATTAAGGCAAAGATTCCCATTTTAGTATCTAGATCGGCGCCCAGTTCTCTGGCAATTAGCTTGGCGGAACGGGGAGGACTGACCTTAATAGGGTTTGTTAGAGGGAAAAAGCTTAATTGTTATACTCACCACTACAGGCTAAAGGAGGTGACCTATGGTGACTAA
- the selA gene encoding L-seryl-tRNA(Sec) selenium transferase: MDYSKIPSVTNLLKNEKGVKLVSKFGRDPFLDTSKIVLEQIRKDFANYHENISENLVLQLIKSSLEDSERKGLQKVINLTGTILHTNLGRAPLPKVVADKVKKLSTPYCNIEFDLTTGKRGKRTASIEEKFRQLTGAEDCVVVNNNAAAVLLTLSALTSGKEVILSRGQLVEIGGSFRIPEVMEQSGSILKEVGTTNKAYIDDYKHAVNENTGAIMRVHPSNFRVVGFNHETSLADLSQLAKNSGLPLIDDLGSGTLISLERWGLYEPTVIDSIQQGADVVTLSGDKLLGGPQCGIVLGKKELITKLKKHPLMRALRCDKLVLSALESTLDIYLKERYVEEIPFYYFLDREIDKLKDIASEITATLDSKYYEVVEDASFIGGGAMPLHQLKTVAIKINYHKPQLIAEFLRKQQVPIVGRIRNETLYLDLKTVYEEDIPYLSKVCGLLGEEIIDGE, translated from the coding sequence ATGGACTATAGTAAAATACCAAGTGTAACAAATTTATTAAAAAATGAAAAAGGTGTTAAGTTAGTTTCTAAGTTTGGGCGAGACCCTTTTTTGGATACCTCAAAAATAGTTCTTGAGCAAATAAGAAAAGATTTTGCCAACTATCACGAAAATATTAGCGAAAATCTTGTGCTTCAGCTTATAAAAAGTTCGCTAGAGGATAGTGAACGAAAGGGGTTACAAAAAGTTATTAACTTAACAGGCACTATACTTCACACTAATCTTGGGCGGGCACCGTTGCCCAAAGTTGTGGCTGACAAAGTGAAAAAATTATCCACCCCTTACTGTAACATAGAGTTTGATTTAACTACTGGAAAGAGGGGGAAAAGGACAGCTTCTATTGAAGAAAAGTTTAGGCAGCTTACTGGAGCTGAAGATTGCGTTGTTGTGAATAATAATGCTGCTGCGGTGTTACTTACTCTAAGTGCTTTGACATCGGGCAAGGAAGTGATTCTGTCTAGAGGACAGTTAGTTGAAATTGGAGGTTCATTTAGAATACCAGAAGTAATGGAGCAAAGTGGATCTATTTTAAAAGAGGTAGGAACTACTAATAAAGCATATATAGACGATTATAAACATGCTGTTAATGAAAATACAGGTGCTATTATGCGTGTTCATCCCAGCAACTTTAGAGTGGTGGGGTTTAATCACGAAACATCTTTAGCTGATCTTTCGCAATTAGCGAAAAATAGTGGATTACCCCTGATTGACGATTTAGGAAGCGGAACGTTAATAAGTCTTGAACGTTGGGGACTATATGAACCTACTGTAATTGACTCTATTCAACAGGGAGCAGATGTAGTTACTTTAAGTGGTGATAAACTTCTTGGTGGCCCACAATGTGGAATTGTGCTAGGAAAAAAGGAGTTAATAACAAAGTTGAAAAAACATCCTTTAATGCGGGCTCTACGTTGCGATAAGTTGGTTTTGTCAGCTTTGGAAAGTACATTGGATATTTATCTAAAAGAGAGATATGTAGAAGAGATTCCCTTTTATTATTTTTTAGATAGAGAAATAGATAAACTTAAAGATATTGCCAGTGAGATTACAGCAACACTTGATTCTAAATATTATGAAGTTGTTGAAGATGCCTCATTCATCGGCGGGGGAGCGATGCCATTACATCAACTAAAAACAGTTGCAATAAAAATAAACTATCACAAGCCTCAGCTAATTGCTGAGTTTCTTAGAAAACAACAGGTGCCAATTGTGGGTAGGATACGAAATGAGACACTTTATTTAGATTTAAAGACAGTTTATGAAGAAGACATCCCATATTTATCTAAAGTGTGCGGGCTTTTAGGGGAGGAGATTATAGATGGAGAATAA
- a CDS encoding molybdopterin molybdotransferase MoeA, whose amino-acid sequence MAFLNVKSVEEVYKVINSFKVNPGEQIVDIVDAVGKTLAEDIYSPYDLPQFNRSAVDGYAVRWEDVSGASESLPSLLEVIERLEMGTAPTNELKPGSCVEVPTGGMLPKNADSVVMVEYTENFSDHEVGIHKSVASGENVIIKGEDIKKGEVIMNKGDQVLPESINLLSSLGVTKVSIVKPVRVGIISTGDELVETGEEWCLGEIPNSNGPGLMAACKLWGGIPEYYGIVKDQFNDVKSTLKKAVNECEIVLLTGGTSVGKKDYVAEAIESIGTPGVLIHGIALKPGKPTIIGQIDNTPVFGLSGNPVSAMLCFKLFVRPLLNNYTEEKTLIGYLNQNIPSAGGRQDYVPVKVNQVKDKIEVKPLFAKSNSIGVLTKMDGYIIVPIHSEGLAKGEKVKIYLKERG is encoded by the coding sequence ATGGCTTTTTTAAATGTAAAATCTGTAGAAGAAGTATATAAAGTAATTAATTCTTTTAAAGTGAATCCTGGGGAACAAATTGTTGATATCGTGGATGCTGTAGGGAAAACTCTAGCCGAAGATATTTACTCGCCATATGATCTGCCGCAATTTAACAGGTCTGCTGTAGATGGATATGCTGTCAGGTGGGAAGATGTATCAGGTGCTAGTGAATCTCTACCCTCACTTTTGGAGGTTATAGAACGGCTGGAAATGGGAACTGCACCAACTAATGAACTAAAGCCCGGTAGTTGTGTAGAAGTTCCCACCGGGGGAATGTTGCCTAAAAATGCAGATTCAGTTGTAATGGTGGAGTATACGGAAAATTTTTCTGACCATGAGGTTGGAATACATAAAAGTGTGGCATCAGGTGAGAATGTTATTATAAAAGGTGAAGATATTAAAAAAGGTGAGGTTATTATGAATAAAGGAGATCAAGTGCTGCCGGAGAGCATAAACCTTCTTTCTTCATTAGGTGTAACAAAAGTCTCTATAGTTAAACCAGTAAGGGTGGGGATAATATCTACTGGTGATGAGCTTGTGGAAACAGGGGAAGAATGGTGCTTAGGTGAAATTCCAAACAGTAATGGACCTGGTCTAATGGCAGCTTGTAAGTTATGGGGTGGAATTCCTGAGTATTATGGTATTGTAAAAGATCAATTTAATGATGTAAAATCTACTTTAAAAAAGGCCGTTAATGAATGCGAAATAGTTCTGTTAACCGGTGGCACATCAGTAGGGAAAAAGGACTATGTAGCAGAAGCTATAGAAAGTATAGGAACCCCTGGGGTTTTAATTCATGGTATTGCGCTGAAACCGGGAAAGCCGACTATAATAGGACAAATTGATAATACACCTGTATTTGGCTTGTCTGGAAACCCTGTGTCGGCGATGCTTTGCTTTAAGCTGTTTGTCCGGCCTTTATTAAATAATTATACAGAAGAAAAGACTTTAATTGGGTACCTTAATCAAAACATACCTTCAGCAGGTGGAAGGCAGGACTATGTACCTGTAAAGGTAAACCAAGTGAAAGATAAAATTGAAGTTAAACCTTTATTTGCAAAATCGAATTCGATTGGTGTGCTAACAAAAATGGATGGCTATATAATTGTTCCTATTCATAGTGAAGGGCTAGCGAAGGGAGAAAAAGTAAAAATTTACTTAAAGGAGAGAGGATAA
- the selB gene encoding selenocysteine-specific translation elongation factor, with the protein MENKHIVIGTSGHVDHGKTSLIKSLTGVDTDRLKEEQSRGITIQLGFTYFELPNGDKAGIVDVPGHERFVRNMLAGVGGLDVVLLVVAADEGVMPQTREHLDILRLLHVENGIIVITKKDLVDDELLELAKDDILEEVAGTFLEDAPVAMVSTYTQEGIDDLKLLITETVKNAKKPEPKNFFRLPIDRSFSLKGIGTVVTGTLKDGIVKVGDTVEVFPGEINGKVRQIQVHKAPVHEAYLGQRVAINIAGLEKEQLSLGSMLATKNYFSPKNKVNCKLNLLENCSKVKTGTMVRLHVGTQESIGRLVLLDQEEINGGESSFCQIRLKEKVVVAKDDPFVIRAMSPVTTIGGGKVLGATNKRIKRYDEKALNGLKIRDEKPLLEVVKQVVEEQGVYGITLQELSKELQQSNDEIRSCILTLRKRGDIVLLDSDEYVAISEKNLKTLSENMANFLQKYHQNNPFRWGVNKEELKHNLDIELSNKRLSDLLSVLTYRGKIKTDGLFVKLCDFEVTLTEEQRQNIEMVMEILDNGAFQPPPKKELPLDKNLWDYLYQSNRIVRISDDMVISKEVLSNGVKKLIKLIKDNPQGITLAQCRDLFNTSRKYVVPILEYLDGEGITKRVGDLRILGSKGKEINL; encoded by the coding sequence ATGGAGAATAAACATATAGTTATTGGTACATCTGGCCATGTTGATCATGGCAAAACAAGTTTAATAAAAAGTTTAACCGGTGTGGACACTGATAGGCTTAAAGAAGAGCAGAGTAGGGGTATAACAATACAACTGGGATTCACGTATTTTGAGTTGCCCAATGGTGATAAGGCTGGAATTGTGGACGTACCAGGCCATGAAAGGTTTGTTAGAAACATGTTAGCAGGTGTGGGCGGCTTAGATGTAGTGCTGCTAGTTGTAGCTGCTGACGAAGGGGTTATGCCTCAAACTAGAGAGCATTTAGACATACTAAGACTTCTTCATGTAGAAAACGGGATTATTGTGATAACCAAAAAAGATTTAGTTGATGATGAACTTTTAGAATTAGCTAAAGATGATATATTGGAGGAAGTTGCAGGCACATTTTTAGAGGATGCTCCTGTAGCAATGGTTTCCACCTATACACAGGAGGGAATTGACGATTTAAAGTTGTTGATAACCGAAACGGTGAAAAATGCAAAAAAACCTGAGCCCAAGAATTTTTTTCGATTACCTATAGATAGAAGTTTTAGTTTAAAAGGTATAGGAACAGTGGTTACCGGAACCTTAAAAGATGGGATAGTGAAAGTGGGGGACACAGTTGAAGTCTTTCCAGGGGAAATTAATGGAAAGGTAAGGCAAATCCAAGTTCACAAAGCTCCGGTTCATGAGGCTTATTTAGGGCAAAGGGTGGCTATTAATATAGCTGGTCTTGAAAAGGAGCAGTTAAGCCTAGGTTCAATGCTAGCTACTAAGAATTATTTTTCACCTAAAAACAAAGTTAATTGCAAGTTAAACCTTTTGGAAAATTGCAGTAAAGTAAAAACAGGAACTATGGTTAGGCTTCATGTGGGAACTCAAGAGAGTATAGGTAGGTTAGTTTTGTTAGATCAAGAAGAAATTAATGGGGGGGAAAGCTCTTTTTGTCAAATAAGATTAAAGGAAAAGGTAGTTGTGGCAAAAGATGACCCTTTTGTGATTAGAGCGATGTCTCCTGTAACAACAATTGGAGGAGGTAAAGTTTTAGGGGCTACCAATAAAAGAATAAAAAGATATGATGAAAAAGCTTTAAATGGACTAAAAATAAGAGATGAGAAGCCGCTTTTAGAGGTTGTAAAGCAGGTTGTTGAAGAACAGGGTGTTTATGGAATAACCCTACAGGAACTTTCCAAAGAACTGCAGCAATCAAATGATGAGATACGAAGTTGTATATTAACTTTAAGAAAGCGCGGGGATATTGTTTTACTTGACAGTGATGAATATGTAGCCATAAGTGAAAAAAACCTAAAAACACTTTCTGAAAATATGGCTAACTTTTTACAGAAATATCATCAAAATAACCCGTTTAGGTGGGGGGTAAATAAAGAAGAATTAAAACATAATCTTGATATAGAATTGTCCAACAAGAGACTTTCAGACTTGCTCTCAGTTCTAACTTATAGGGGGAAAATAAAAACCGATGGTCTTTTCGTAAAGCTTTGTGACTTTGAAGTAACCCTTACTGAAGAGCAGAGACAAAATATTGAGATGGTGATGGAAATTTTGGATAATGGTGCCTTTCAACCGCCTCCTAAAAAGGAACTGCCTTTAGATAAAAACCTGTGGGATTACTTATATCAATCGAATCGAATAGTTAGGATAAGTGATGACATGGTAATCAGCAAAGAAGTATTGTCTAACGGTGTAAAAAAGCTGATAAAGCTTATTAAAGATAATCCACAAGGAATTACTTTGGCCCAATGTCGTGATTTATTCAATACATCCAGGAAATATGTTGTTCCAATTTTAGAATATTTAGATGGAGAAGGAATAACTAAAAGAGTTGGAGATTTAAGGATATTAGGTTCAAAAGGGAAGGAGATTAACCTATGA
- a CDS encoding molybdopterin biosynthesis protein: protein MVYLKNTPLEECLDSYKKEFSKLIEIDKIEPEDSLGRVCADNVYATRSVPHYVSSAMDGYAVKAEETVGANVDKPVELKFDKQAVYVDTGDAVPDGFDAVIKIEDVNKLQDGIEIIGAAFKGQHIRPIGEDIVAHELLLPKGKTIEPMDVAVMVASGTKKVLVTSEIKVAIIPTGDEIVSHKNNPQIGEIVDSNSHLFAALLKKWGANPVVYPIVKDDFKALKETVKDAAAKCHMVLLNAGSSAGKDDYSSEVINTLGEVYYHGVAIKPGKPTILGKAFDKPIIGVPGYPVSGFIVMEKIIKEIYHSLMEITSVPSITLKARLTKPAVSDLKHKEFIRVKVGKVKGKVVATPLGRGSALMNTIVHGDGLLTVPSNSEGHRAGEDVEIELFKQLDLEKTIMAVGSHDLCLDLIAKGVTPKYSLNSAHVGSLGGIMAIKKGQAHMAGVHLLDPESGKYNIPYIKRYISDEKVYLLSLAKRTQGIMVQKGNPLNIKQIGDLTKISIANRQKGAGTRVLLDYLLYQNGISPKEISGYNKEYFTHLDVAAQVKSGRVQAGMGIYAASKAMEIDFVPVFEESYDLLITEEFYKSEGFKVLHSVITSTSFKQEVNKLGGYNLKDCGNIISIEGSKKK from the coding sequence ATGGTTTATTTAAAAAATACGCCTTTAGAAGAATGCCTTGACAGTTATAAAAAAGAGTTTTCTAAGCTAATAGAAATTGACAAAATTGAGCCAGAAGATTCGTTAGGGAGAGTTTGTGCTGATAATGTGTATGCGACACGCTCTGTACCCCATTATGTTAGCTCTGCTATGGATGGATATGCTGTAAAGGCTGAAGAAACAGTTGGTGCAAACGTTGATAAGCCAGTGGAGCTTAAATTTGATAAGCAGGCAGTTTATGTTGACACTGGGGATGCTGTGCCAGACGGTTTTGATGCTGTGATAAAAATAGAAGATGTTAATAAATTGCAGGATGGTATTGAAATTATAGGAGCTGCATTTAAAGGGCAACATATAAGGCCTATCGGTGAGGATATAGTAGCCCATGAACTGCTTTTGCCAAAAGGGAAGACTATCGAACCTATGGACGTGGCAGTAATGGTAGCAAGTGGAACTAAAAAAGTGCTAGTCACTTCTGAGATAAAGGTAGCTATTATTCCCACAGGGGATGAAATCGTATCACATAAAAACAACCCCCAAATAGGTGAAATAGTAGATAGCAATTCTCATTTATTTGCAGCTCTTTTGAAAAAATGGGGAGCTAACCCTGTAGTTTATCCAATTGTAAAGGATGACTTTAAAGCTTTAAAAGAAACTGTAAAAGACGCAGCTGCAAAATGTCATATGGTGCTGCTAAATGCTGGTTCATCAGCTGGTAAAGATGACTACTCGTCAGAAGTTATCAATACTTTAGGAGAGGTTTATTATCATGGAGTTGCAATCAAACCTGGCAAGCCTACAATTTTAGGAAAAGCGTTTGATAAACCTATTATTGGAGTGCCGGGATACCCTGTTTCTGGATTTATAGTTATGGAGAAAATTATAAAAGAAATTTATCATTCTTTAATGGAAATAACCTCTGTTCCCAGCATTACCTTAAAAGCTAGATTAACTAAGCCTGCAGTTTCTGACCTTAAACATAAAGAATTCATTCGTGTAAAGGTGGGAAAAGTTAAGGGGAAGGTAGTAGCTACTCCATTAGGCAGAGGTTCAGCTCTTATGAATACTATCGTCCATGGAGATGGACTTCTTACAGTACCTTCAAACTCTGAAGGGCATAGAGCTGGTGAAGATGTAGAGATAGAACTTTTTAAACAATTAGATTTGGAAAAAACTATTATGGCAGTAGGAAGCCATGATCTTTGCCTTGACTTAATAGCAAAAGGGGTTACTCCTAAATATTCCTTGAATTCTGCCCATGTAGGAAGTTTAGGAGGAATAATGGCAATCAAAAAAGGGCAAGCTCATATGGCTGGTGTACATCTTTTAGATCCTGAATCCGGAAAATATAATATACCTTATATAAAAAGATATATTTCTGATGAAAAAGTATATTTATTAAGCTTGGCGAAAAGAACTCAGGGGATAATGGTACAAAAGGGAAACCCTTTAAATATTAAGCAAATTGGAGATCTAACCAAAATTAGCATTGCCAATAGACAAAAAGGTGCAGGGACCAGAGTTTTACTTGACTACCTTTTATATCAGAATGGAATATCACCAAAAGAAATATCTGGATATAATAAAGAATATTTTACTCACTTAGACGTGGCTGCTCAAGTAAAAAGTGGTCGTGTACAAGCTGGTATGGGGATTTATGCAGCTAGTAAGGCTATGGAAATAGACTTCGTACCTGTGTTTGAAGAAAGCTATGACTTACTAATAACCGAAGAGTTCTATAAGTCAGAAGGGTTTAAGGTTTTACACAGTGTCATCACTAGTACTAGTTTTAAACAAGAAGTAAATAAATTAGGTGGGTATAATTTAAAGGATTGTGGGAACATTATATCCATTGAAGGTAGTAAAAAAAAATAA
- a CDS encoding DUF401 family protein, which translates to MVKYISIYYNEDNKKFSLIGEDWVGILGVIVSLILVVALSRKKVNIGLAMILGAVIVTATSGISYKEGLNIFIGVFVTPEFIELALVVLMISLLGFVMKQVGFLDTMISSLISLLGGTKLLMASIPSLIGLLTVPGGAALSAPMVGESGERLGLKKCQMGAINIFFRHMWFPIYPLYPPFLLVAAMTDVEIKHIILVSFPIVLSGVLVSFLTMFKGITPIKNNDKSESKSKVFGKFILSISPILLALILSLGFSLLFPIAIFIAVIWVLLIDAKDNLHSWQKPVKKIKKDILPGINYTLAITIFGIFFFKEILEASSVVEDLMLELQSLGLPLTLLVVLASGISGLVTGSNSAALGITIPIFASAIAYNPLPYVLLMFMTSLWAYVLSPIHLCLVLTKDYFDFDFFEFYKWFIQPGLAMTIVTVIIIYIMPYMMP; encoded by the coding sequence GTGGTTAAATATATAAGTATATATTATAATGAAGATAACAAAAAATTTAGCTTGATTGGAGAGGATTGGGTGGGTATATTAGGTGTAATAGTTAGTTTAATTCTAGTTGTTGCATTAAGTAGAAAAAAAGTTAATATTGGCTTAGCAATGATTTTAGGAGCAGTTATTGTAACTGCTACCAGCGGAATATCATATAAAGAAGGATTAAATATTTTTATAGGAGTGTTTGTTACACCAGAGTTTATTGAGCTTGCATTAGTTGTTTTGATGATATCGTTATTAGGCTTTGTTATGAAACAGGTAGGTTTTTTGGATACTATGATTTCTTCTTTGATTTCATTACTAGGGGGAACAAAGTTGTTGATGGCCTCCATTCCTAGTCTGATAGGGCTGCTAACTGTCCCTGGTGGGGCTGCCCTTTCCGCACCTATGGTGGGTGAATCTGGAGAAAGGTTGGGTTTGAAAAAATGTCAGATGGGAGCTATAAATATATTTTTTAGACATATGTGGTTTCCTATCTATCCTTTATACCCTCCATTTTTGTTGGTAGCCGCTATGACCGATGTAGAAATTAAACATATCATTTTAGTTAGTTTTCCCATTGTTTTAAGTGGTGTATTGGTATCCTTTTTGACAATGTTTAAAGGTATTACACCAATTAAAAATAATGATAAAAGTGAGAGTAAGAGTAAAGTTTTTGGAAAATTTATATTAAGTATATCTCCCATACTTTTGGCTTTAATACTATCGTTAGGTTTTTCATTATTATTTCCGATTGCTATATTTATTGCAGTTATTTGGGTACTGCTCATAGATGCAAAAGATAATTTACACAGTTGGCAAAAACCAGTTAAAAAAATTAAAAAAGACATTCTGCCAGGCATTAACTATACTTTAGCTATTACTATATTTGGTATTTTCTTTTTTAAGGAAATTTTAGAAGCCAGCTCAGTGGTGGAGGATTTAATGCTAGAACTTCAGAGCTTAGGGCTGCCTTTGACTCTATTAGTTGTGCTAGCTTCTGGAATTAGCGGTTTGGTAACAGGTTCTAACTCAGCGGCGTTGGGAATAACTATACCAATTTTTGCTTCAGCAATCGCATATAATCCATTGCCTTATGTTTTGTTGATGTTTATGACTTCTCTTTGGGCTTATGTGCTATCGCCGATTCATCTTTGCTTAGTGCTTACTAAAGATTATTTTGACTTTGATTTTTTTGAATTTTATAAGTGGTTTATCCAGCCAGGTTTGGCTATGACTATTGTGACGGTAATTATAATTTATATTATGCCTTATATGATGCCTTAA